The Morococcus cerebrosus sequence GTTAATCAGTTCCAGCAATTCGGACAGGGTGTCGTCTTGCGCCAGCCAGTTGCGGTAGCGGCATAAGGTGCTGTAATCGGGGATGCTCAGTTCGTCAAAACGGCAAAATAGGTTGAAATCGATGCGGGTGATGAGACTGTGTTCGAGTTCGGGATCGGAGAGGCTGTGCCATTGTCCGAGCAGGACGGCTTTGAACATGGACAACAGTGGATAGGCGGGACGGCCGCGGTGGTCTCGAAGGTAACGGGCTCTTTGACGATTCAGGTATTGTTCGATCGGTTGCCAATCAATCACCTGATCCAACTTCAATAATGGGAAGCGGTCGATGTGTTTGGCGATCATGGCTTGTGCGGTTTGCCGGAAGAAGGTGCTCATGGGAAATCCCCTAAATGTCTTGATGGGAATTTAGGGGATTTTGGGGAATTTTGCAAAGGTCTCAGCATATTTTTCATACAGGCCGTAAGCTGCCAACTCCGCATCGTCAGCGTGCGGCGCAAGCACTAGGATTTTTTTATCATCCAAAGACATACGCGGATAAACAGTCAGTCTGACTTCCTGATTTTCCAACGATATCCTTCTGCCCCGCAAAAAAATTTCCCGACTTTCAGCATCGAACATATCGCTGAAGTTCAAATATCTCACCCCCCTACCACCGTATTCGATGTAATGTTTCCAAATACCTTTACGGGTTTCAATCTCAATATAGGGCAACAACCATTTCCCCAGCCAAGAAGTTTCAACGCTTACCGCAGCCAAGACCGTATCATTAATATCCACTTCTTGAGGTAGTTTTATAACTCCACCCTCCAATCGCGCTACAAAATGCCGGGGTAAACAGTCATAGCGATAATCCTGCGTAACGTTATAGGCAAAGCGTTTAATATGCATCCTCATGATAATCATCAAGAAGCACATTATCCCAAGAACCAACACCGCAAATATTGTAAATAACAACATTATTCACCTCTAAAATTATTTTTCATAATATTACATTCCAACTTCATCCCTTTGGATTTATTACTTAACAGTCTCCGCTAAACAAATAACATAAAAACTCAAAAACAAACGCGATATGGCGAAATTTTCTTATATTTTACGAAGTTATACAAGTATTAAAAATCAAAATAACAAAAAAATAAACAACCTTAACATTGGATTTGTTAAAAAATATTAACTGTAATAAATATTACATGATGCAAAACGTCCTATTTATATAAGTCCTTCCTGCAAATAGCGCATAATCATAAGAATAATAACAATCCTAGATTCAATATCAGACAACCTCTTTTACCACGATGCACTCCCCTTTTTTCCCTGCTTACAAAAATCAGCAACGGCTTTCGAATACATACAAATCAAACAGATAAAACTCCCCAAAGCATGAACCATGCAGCAAATCCGAATTAAAAAGCTCTTTTCCGCAATACTTTGCTACCAACAATGAAAAAGGTCGTCTGAAACCCGTGTAATTAGGTTTCAGACGACCTTTCAATCATTAGGTGTTGCCCACCTGCTTTTAAAAATTACGCTTCTTTATTTTCGGTCGCTTTTTGACGCAGGCGCAAGCTCAATTCGCGCAGTTGTTTGTCGTCCACCGCATTCGGCGCGTTGGTCAGCAGACATTGGGCGCGTTGGGTTTTCGGGAAGGCAATCACGTCGCGGATGGATTCGGCGCCGGTCATCAGCGTAACCAAACGGTCGAGACCGAATGCCAAACCGCCGTGCGGAGGAGCGCCGAATTTCAGGTTGTCCAAGAGGAAGCCGAATTTTTCCTGTTGTTCTTCAGGGCTGATTTTCAGTGCGGCAAAGACTTTTTCCTGCACGTCGGCACGGTGGATACGGATAGAACCGCCACCGATTTCCCAGCCGTTCAACACCATGTCGTAGGCGCGGGCCAGGCAGTTTTCAGGATCGGACGCCATCAGGTCTTCATGGCCTGGCTTGGGCGAGGTGAACGGATGGTGCATGGCTGCCCAGCGGTCGCCGTCTTCGTCGTATTCGAACATCGGGAAATCGACGACCCACAAAGGTTTCCATTCGTCCACGAAGTAGCCGTTTTCCGCGCCGTGTTCCAAGCCGACTTTGATACGCAGTGCGCCGATGGCTTCGTTCACGACTTTGGCTTTGTCTGCGCCGAAGAAGATGATGTCGCCGTTTTGTGCGCCAGTACGCTCGATGATTTCTTTCAGGGTGTTTTCGGACAGGAATTTCACGATTGGAGATTGCAGGCCGCTGTCTTCGCCGTTGGAAAGGTTGCTGACGTCGTTCACTTTGATGTACGCCAAACCTTTCGCGCCGTAGATGCCGACAAATTTGGTGTATTCGTCGATTTCTTTGCGGCTGAATTTCGCGCCGTTCGGTACACGCAGAGCGACCACGCGGCCACCTTTCATGTCGGCTGCGCCACGGAATACTTTGAATTCTTCCGTTTTCATCAGGTCGGTCAGCTCGGTGAATTTCAGGTTGATGCGCATATCGGGTTTGTCGGAGCCGTAGTAGAACATGGCTTCCGAGTAAGGCATACGCGGGAAATCGCCCAAGTCCACGCCCAATGCGTCTTGGAAGACTTGTTTTGCCATGCCTTCGGTAATGTCCATGATTTCATCCTCGTTCAAGAACGAGGTTTCTAAGTCGATTTGGGTGAATTCAGGTTGACGGTCGGCGCGCAAGTCTTCGTCGCGGAAGCACTTGGTGATTTGATAGTAGCGGTCGAAACCCGCCACCATCAACAGTTGTTTGAACAATTGCGGCGATTGCGGCAGCGCGAAAAACTCGCCCGGATGAACGCGGCTCGGCACGAGGTAGTCGCGCGCGCCTTCAGGCGTGGAGCGGGTCAGCATCGGGGTTTCGATGTCGATGAAACCTTGCGCGTCCAGATAACGGCGAACGCCCATGGCGACTTGATAACGCAGGCGCAGGTTGCGCTGCATCACCGGACGGCGCAGGTCGATGACGCGGTTGGTCAGGCGCACGTTTTCGCTGATGTTTTCATCGTCGATTTGGAACGGCGGCGTAGCAGCGGCGTTCAATACTTCGATTTCTTTGGCAAGAATTTCGATTTTGCCGGAAATCATTTTGTCGTTGGTTGTGCCTTCGGGACGGTTGCGCACGCGGCCGGTAATGCTCAAAACGTATTCGTTGCGGGCGGAATCGGCAGTGGCAAACGCTTCGGGCGTGTCGGGGTCAATCACGACTTGGACAATGCCTTCGCGGTCGCGCAGGTCGATAAAAATCACACCGCCGTGGTCGCGTCGGCGGTGTACCCAGCCTTTGACGGTTACGGTTTGGTCTAAGTATTGCTCGCTGATCAGGCCGCAATAGTTGGTACGCATAAAATCACCTTTTTATATTGTTCAATTTGAAAAGAAGGAAAAGGTCGTCTGAAAAAGACACCTTAATTGTTTTGTTCTGTATCGCCGTTTTCAGACGACCTGTGTTCTGCCAAAGCCTTGACCCGAACTTCATCCGGCATCACCATACCCAGCGAAATCACATATTTCAATGCTTCGTCTACGCTCATATCGAGTTCGCGCACGTCGCTCTTTTTCACCATGATGTAATAGCCGCCGGTCGGATTGGGCGTGGTCGGCACATAGACGGAAAGATAGTCGTCATCGTGCGGCAGGCTGCCTTTGAGTTTGTCGGGGATGTGTCCTGAAACAAAGGCGATCGTCCAAATGTTGGGCTGCGGGAACGGAACCAATACAGGCGTTCTGAACGAGCGGCTGCTGTCGGAAAGCAGAGACTCGGATACTTTTTTGACGCTGGAATAGATGGACTTGACGACGGGAATCCGTCCCAGCAGGCTGTCCCATGCGGCGAGAATTTGGCGTCCTAAAACGTTGGCGGCGAACACGCCGGTCAGAAACAAGACGACAATGGCGGCAATAATGCCCAAGCCGGGAATGTTGAATCCCCAGAAATATTGAGGCTGCCATTGCTCGGGCAGCAGACTGATCAGCCGGTCGGCGGCAGATATGATATAGCTGACCGCCCAAATGGTTACGGCTATCGGCAGCCACACCAGCATGCCTGTAATCAGATATTTTTTTAATGCCTTGGCAACTTTTCCGCCTTCGGCCGTTTGTTCTGTCATCTTCTGTGTTATTCCGACAAATATCGCCCAAACGTTGCATTATACGCGTTTGGGCGATAGGAAACGAGTGTTTTTAATATGGGAAGGGTGTTTGTTTTGCTTTCAGACGACCTATGTACAACATGATGTAAAAGGTCGTCTGAAAACGGGGTTGGGCGTCAAATTCCGTCCCAGTCGTTGAACATCAGGCCGATGCCGATGCCGTTTTGTTTGTGGTTGTAATCAATCAGGCTTTCGCCGTAGCCGTGAAAGCCGCGCACGACGCCTTTGAGTTTGCCTTTAATCGGGAAAGTGTAGGCGGCTTCAACCGCGCCGTGTCCGGTTTTGGGATTGTAGCGCAGCAGGGACGAAATATTTTGTTTGTCGTTCAGACGGTATTGCAGCTTCAAATCGCCATGACCCATGTAGTCGGTAATGTCGGGATTATCGTTGTTTTCACCGGTCTGATCGAATGCGCGCATCCACACGCGCGGGATAACGGTCAGCTTGCCCCATTCCATCCCTGCCATCGCGTAAACGCGGTTCCATGAGCGGGATTCGGGGCGGCTTTGTCCGTTGGATTGGTGGACAAAACCTGCACCGACCATGCGCAGTTTTCCGCCGAACGGTAAATCTGCCTTCACGGGCTGGGTCAGGAAAATTTCGGGTTCGTAATCGGTATTGCGGAACGGCGCGGATTTTCTGCCTTGGTTATAAATCTGCCAATCGGATTTTTGGGTGTAGCCGAACCACAAATCCGCGCGGGTTTTAAACAAATCTTCGGCGATTTTGCTTTTGAACGAAACTTGAAGTTTGGTTTCTATGTGTTTCTGTTCGCTGAATTTTTCCTGATTGGTCGTGCCGCGCGAAGGGGAGTGGGGATGAAGGTTGGGCGAGCTGTTGTACCATGCGGGCATCAGGTACATAGGATTGTGTTCGCGCACGCTCAATAAGCCGCGCGAGTCGTTTTTGTCCAAATCGTACATCAGGCTCAACGGCGTGTAGGCATCGGCAGTAGTACGCAGATTGTCTTCCGAAAGGGTGGATTGTTCTTTATTTTCGTCAAACACAATCGTCGCCGCTTTTTTCTCGCGGCTGGTGCTGATGGTTTTGGGTAAATCGACCGGTGCTTTGGCGGTTTCTTCGCGAATGACGGGCAGCGGGGCTTGCGGCGGCAGTTGTGCCGAATAAATGCTGTCGTAACACGCCAAACGGGTGGCATTGTCTTGAATGGAAGTGCATTGCAAAGCCGTGTCGGCGTAGGCGGCAGGGGCGGCTGCGCCGCCGACAAGAATAAGCATCAAAGCGCGCCGACATTTGGCTAATGACGGTTTTTTGTTCTTTATGGCATCGCTTTGCGCCAAATTGTGTTTCAACATCTTGTTCATCATTTCATTCATGGGGTTGCCGATTGGATGTTTTCAGACGACCTTTTGCCTGGAAATCGAGATTAATCGTGTGAAAAACAGATCAAACCGCATTTTACCGCCTTGCGCCTGCTTTACGACAGGTCGTCTGAAAAGTTTACATCAACTTGCATCACATACGGCAATGCCCCTGAAAGGTTAAGACCTCAGGGGCATCGTTATCTGCTTGCCCGTCCCGACGTGATCAAACACCAAGACGATAGACGAAAAAGATTAAGCCAATGCTTTTACTTTGGCAGACAGACGGCTCTTATGGCGGGCTGCTTTGTTTTTGTGGAATACGCCTTTGTCAGCGATACGGTCGATGACTTTGACGGACTCTTGGTAAACTACTTGAGCAGCAGCTTTGTCGCCGGCTTCAACTGCTTTCAACACTTTTTTCACTGCGGTACGGAATGCAGTACGCAGGCTGGCGTTGTGGGCGCGTTGTTTAACCGATTGGCGGGCACGTTTGCGGGCTTGTACGCTGTTTGCCATATTAAATATCTCCTGAAAAAATAAATTCTGTAAACGCGCAATTTTAAAGACAGATTTCTCTATATGCAAGTATTTTCTCTGTTTGCGCGCGCAAATCGCCCGTATTTTGCCCAAAAACGACATCTTGTGCAACGCCGTTTTCCCGAGTCTAAGAAATCGTGCCTTATTTCAATAAAAATCAGTCAGATATTGCTTTGAGTTCTCACCTACTTCCATTACAATAGCCCCGCTTTGCGCCGGGGTATTGATGGGGTGCAGAGTGTTCATTTTCTGTTAACAATCTTTCATCAGGAATATGCCCGTATGAAAAAATCCGTATTAGCCGTATTGGCGGCATTATCGCTGGCCGCTTGCGGCGGTGGCGAGAAAAAAACCGAGCAACCTCAAGCAGGCAGCGCGCCTGTTGCCAATGCCGAAGCAGCCGCCACCGATACTTTGAACATCTACAACTGGTCGAACTACGTTGACGAGAGTACCGTTGAAGACTTCAAAAAAGCCAATAATCTGAAGCTGACCTACGACCTTTACGAAAACAACGAAACCCTCGAAGCCAAAATGCTGACCGGCAAATCCGGCTATGACTTGGTCGTTCCCGGTATCGCTTTCCTGCCCCGTCAAATCGAAGCGGGTGCTTATCAGAAAGTCAATAAAGACCTGATTCCCAATTACAAAAACATCGATCCCGAATTGTTGAAAATGCTGGAAACTGCCGATCCGGGCAACCAGTATGCCGTTCCTTATTTCTCCGGTGTCAACACTTTGGCGATTACGGCGAAGGGTAAGGAGCTTTTGGGTGGTAAGCTGCCTGAAAACGGTTGGGATTTGCTGTTCAAGCCCGAATACACCAACAAGCTGAAATCATGCGGCATCGCCCTGTGGGATACGCCGAGCGAAATGTTCCCGATTTTGTTGAATTACTTGGGTAAAGATCCTAAAGGTACAAATCCTGATGATTTGAAAGCAGCGGCGGAAGTGCTAAAAACCATCCGTCCCGATGTAAAACGTTTCAGTCCGTCTATTATTGACGAATTGGCGCGCGGCGACATCTGTCTCGCAGCGGGTAACGGCGGCGACTTGAACTTGGCGAAAGCCCGTTCCGAAGAAGTGAAAAACAATGTCGGTATTGAAGTCTTGACGCCGAAAGGCATGGGCTTCTGGATCGAGTCTTGGTTGATTCCTGCTGATGCGAAAAACATCGCCAATGCCCACAAATACATCAACTACACGCTTGATCCCGAAGTGGCTGCGAAAAACGGTATTGCCGTTACCTTCGCGCCGGCCAGCAAACCGGCACGCGAAAAAATGCCTGCCGAGCTGGTGAACACACGTTCTATTTTCCCGAACGAGCAAGACATGAAAGACGGTTTCGTGATGCCTCAAATGAGCGCAGATGCGAAAAAACTGTCTGTCAACTTGTGGCAAAAAATCAAAGTCGGCTCCAATTAATCCGGAATATTCAAAAACGCCGTCTGAAATTCTTCAGACGGCGTTTCTAATTTTACCGCAATATCCGTGCCGTTCACCTATTGCCTTGATGCACGGTTACTTAGGTTAAAACTTCATCTCCAAAGTCAGGGTGTAATTTCGTCCCGGTGCGGCGTAGCGGTTATACCTGCCGACATTATTGTGCCTATTGACCGCTCCTTCGGCAGTCTGCCTTACAGACTCCCAAGTGGTATACCGGTAGTTGAAGAGGTTATACACGCCTGCGCGCAGGGTCAGGTGTTTCTTGATATTGTAATATCCGGAAACATCCGTAACATGCCAAGGCCGCGTCCGCCGTGATGCTGCTTTTTTAGCATTGGCATTACCGTTCAACAGCGCCTGGCTGCCTAGCAGTTCGTCAACAGATTTTGCCTTGGAATAAGTAAACATCGTATTGATGCCCCATATTCCGTCAGGATGGTCGTAACCCAAACCCAATACATATCGTGAAGGTTGGACGGCATCAAAGAGATATGAAGTTACAAACGTCCTGTCGGCGCGTATATCGGCATCTTTGACCTTGATACGGTTATAGGCAAGCGTGGAATACAACCCGTCCGGCAACCCGCCCCATACACCGTGCCAATCGATTTTACCCAAAATATTGATACCGGCTATCCGTGCATTTTGAGCATTTCGGTATCCGGGGTCGCCAGAAGCCGAAGTTTGCCCGTTTTGAGTTCGGGTTTCATAACCGAATGCAATCAGGTCGCGATAAGCATTGTTGAAATAGCTGGCTTCCAAATTGCCGAAGTCCCCTTTAAATACAATACCTGTCTCTCTATTAAAGGATTTTTCCGGTTTCAGATCCAACGTTTTCAAAGACTCCCCAGCTCTCCAGCCGTACATTTCGGCAAACGACGGTAGACGGAAGCCCGTAGAAGCGCGATAAGTCAAATCCATCCAGGTGAAAGGCTTGAGGACTACGCCTGCGTTCCAAGAAAGGTTGCGGTGAGTGCCGGTAGAGACACTCTTATCTTCCGAATGCGTACTGCGGTAATCGTAACGTATACCTGCTCCGACATCCGCCCACCTGCCCAAACGAACATTGTCTTGAACGGCTGCATAATAACCGTTGCCGCCGATATTCCTCGGTGTGCAGTCTGTATAGGTGTTATTGCCGAAACGGCATATCGGCGATGTATTGACCGTGGTCTTGCCGATAGACACCCAATACGGTTTGCCTTGGCTTCCGTTGGGTGACTGCGCCCCTTCCGGGATTTTCGATCCATATGCCTGAACTGCGTTTTGAAGATAATAATCGCTGTGGGACAATTGCGACTTAAAGCGGTCGTACCCTAGATTGATACTCAGATTGTGACGAATTTTGGCCGTATCAAATGCCTTTTTAAATACTGCTTGGAACAGGTTTCGGCTTTCTTCATAAATCATCCGGTCGGATTTATAGAAGGAATACGGTTTATTGCCGTCGGGACGGCAATTTTTATCCGAACCGTCGTGAGAGCAATGCGTCTGCTGCAAACGGTTGTCCAAATCTATACCTTGCCGGTCATAAGAAAGTCGGGCGTAATCGGCCCAGGTATCCTTGTCAGCATTATGGTAAACATATTCGACCCCGTACCGGTTTTTAGTATGGCGTTCATCATAAAACACGCCGGTACCGTAACCGATACCCTGCAATGTACCGCCCTCTCCCTGAACAAACAGCCTTTCGGCCTTATTATTGCCCGAATATTTGCCAAAGCCGCTCGGCGTACCGTTTCTCCGGACACTTTCATTCAGATCGGCCTCGGTAAAATAGGCAGGAACAGTCATATCCCGTGTATCAAAGGTCTGCTGCGTACGTTCAAGAACGGCTCCGACATAATGGCGGTTGTCCAAATGCCAACCCGGTCGGAACAGCCATGATTGTCTGCCATACTCAAGCGGGTCCGCAAGGAAGCGGCTGGGGCCGGTATAATCCTGCGTGCTGGCGGTTTTGCGCTCATCTTTGGCCAAAGCATCTTTTTTCGCATTGTCTTTACAGGCCGCATATCCATTGGAACACTCCTCTTCGACAATGAAATTTGCGTACGGATGGGTATCCTCGACCGGCATCAGCCGGTTGAAACTTTGCACACCTTTACCAGCATCTTTATGCGCGTGGATTTCCTTCCCCCGCCGTTTAGTATAAATAAGGAGGGCTTCCGCGCCGCCGCTGCGTCCTGCAAGCGCAAGGGACTGTGTCAGGGCATGGTCTTTTCCAGAATAGGCAGTTTTACTCTGAATGCCCCACTGTTTTCCCTCTCCGATAATGTCGGCTGCGGTTTTGGTTTGAAATGCGACCGAACCTGCCAATGCGCCGTTTCCGTATTCTGATGAATTCGAACCCTTGCTGATTTCAACGGCCTTAACGTTTTCATACTCAATTTCATTGATTGCGCCGCTGCTGCCCGCCGTCCTCGTCCCACCCAATGCCGCCTGCGCGGTGTAGGACTGTATTTGCGAAACGCCGTCTACCGTTAAGGAAACGCGGTTTTTATCCATGCCACGTATTGAATAGCCGGAACTTGCGCCCCGACCCTGTTCGACCACGGCAATACCCGGATCGTAACGGGTCAGGTCTCGGATATTCAAAACCTGTTCTTTACTTAGCGTCTCGGAAGATTTAACCAGCTTGCCCAGCCCGGTTACTTCGTTATCACGGCGGGTTTTCTGTTTTTTCGCATTGACCTGCACGGTATCGAGCTGCTTTTCCCACACTTGTCCGGACGGTAAAACATCCGCATAAGCAGGCAGCGCAGTCATCAGCGACAGGCATAAAATATTTAATCGGAACAAATGTTGCTGTTTCATATCATTTCTCTACTTACTGCCTTCAGACGGCATTTAAAGCCGATATGCCGTCTGAAGAATTTTCCTCTGTCAACCGGCAGCCCAGTTTACCGGACAAGCTGTTGGCGTTTCGTACCGAATACCACTGCCGACTTGCCGCTTTCTCCCTCCAATGTATTTCCGGAGAACGATCCGCCCATCTCAATGGCGTTTTTGCCGTAGAAGCCGCCGGACACATCTGCACGGATATTCGTCCGTTTCGGATCGATGGTATTTTTCGGATCTAATGCAAAGCCGTTTTCACCGGTTTTCGCCACACCTGAAAAACCGTTGCCCTGAATCGTGGCAGTGATGGTGAATACGGGGGCAATGCGGTCTTTCGCCGTCAGCATACCGTTGAGGGTTTTCTCGGCAAAATTAACTTTAAACTCCGCCCGGTTACCGCCTTCCTTATTGGAAGGTTCGGCACTCCAGCTCGTACCATTAACAATAGTACCCGACCATGTACCGCGATATACCGCCTCTCCCGCCGTTACAGGCATATCGGAAACCGGCGTACGGCTGCCCTGCAGGAACATATCGTGCGAACCGCCGTGTTCCAACACCCCGAAATGCAGGTAATCCAAATTGGAGCAGCATACCGACACCTTCACACCGTCTTTCTCAAATATATGCTGGAATGCCGTCTGAGTGCCTTCGGACGGCACAAGCGCAAGCTCTACGCCGTCAATCAGCAGTTTGGCCACGTTGCCGAAGCTGTCTATCTGTTTTTTCACAAAATCCGCACCGATGCGGTAAGCGTCCATAAAGGTTTCAGCCAATGGTTTTTCTGCACCGTCTTTCTGTTTCGCGCTGAATACGGCAAGCACTTTCTTATCGTTTGCCAAAAACTTGCCGCCCAACTCATCGCCCTGAGGCCCGTAGAAACCACCTTCCAGACTATCAGAATCAGAAACGAAGGGATGACCGTTCCCAGTATCTTTATCTGCAGCCAACGCCTTACCTTTGAAACGGTTACCGTGCAGGTTAGCCTGAATGTCGTAACGTTTAATTTGTTTGGCTTTATTTTCGGTTTCGTTATGGGTAATCCGGTTATTGCGGTAGAGCACGCCGGTCATGGTCTTGGCGGCGAAATCCACCTCAAACTCGCTGGTCAGCCCAAAATCGGTCTGACCTTCCGGTGCCTCGCTTTTATTGCGCAACACATCCGCTTCCTCGGCAGACAAAGCCCCGTACCTATCGCCCGCTTGCGAATTACCCAACTGGGAAAACTTCTGTTTTTCCTTGGCATCGGTTACATAATCCCAAGTGCCTTTGTAAATCGACTTGCCCATCGGCAGAGCTTGGGAAGGATTGCTGCCTTTATAGAAAAGGTAGCCGTCCGCGCCGGAAAGGGCGATATTGTTTTTGAAATCGATTTTATTGGCACCGTTGCGGTAGATATAGCCCGAGCGGACATATTGGAAATCCGTGTATCCTTCCACACGGCTTTTGCCGTCGCCCGTTGTGATGGATTCGTTCAGCGTACCCTTATCCATCGCAAAAATCTCATTCTTTTGGGGAAACTCACCCGGCTCACCCGCACCTAATTTCTCCCAATCCGCTTCTGATAATGCCTTATGATCTTCTTTATTTTTCGGGTGCCAGTTCCGACGCGGTATTTTGGCTGCAAAACCGTAAACCGGACGGTCGTTTTCCGCCGCCTGCGCTTCATCGGGTTTTGCCGGTTTTTCAGTCTGTTCGTCTTGGTATTTCGGTGCTTCGGACTGCGGGTTGTGCTGTTTCGTTTCCACGCTGTCCAAATCGAAACTGCCGCCGCCCGCGCAGGCAGAAAGCAGCAGCACAGGCAGGATACCGGCTGCTTGGGCAATAAGTGAATTTTTCATATCAACTTTTTTAAAAATGATAATAGTTTATATTTTATTAACTTAAAATGTAATTTGCAAACATTTTCTGACGTACCTTCACAAAAAACACCCGCACATCCTTACTCCGGATATGCGGGTGTTTGAGCAAACCTTGCCTAACCCAAAGACACCATTTCAATCTGCTCCATCGTCCTACCCAGAAAACGTTCGCCTATCGTTCTGAATTTCAAAGGAATATCGCTGACATAAAAACGATAGTCGGGATTATTGTTGTCAGTATTGAGTAATTCCTCCTGCGCAAGGACGCGTGCTGTTTCTTCAGCCGTCGTAATTGTAGAATCAACCAACGCGACATTACCCGCCTCCCTACCGATTAAGGGCTTGAGCAAGGGAAAGTGCGTGCAGCCCAACACCAGCGTATCGATGCCGTGTGCAAGCAATGGTTTGAGGTATTCGCATACGGTCAGGTGGGTAACTTCATGTTCCAACCAACCTTCCTCATCGGTACGGGTATGTTGTTTGTAACCGAGTCTGTAGAGGCCGTTTTTCTTTGTCCAACGGGCATCTTTGTCCTTACTCGGTGTGGTTTGGCCGCTGACTTGTCCTTCTTCATCGACTTCTATAGCCTGACGCTGTTTGCTGCCGGCGGTCTGAATAATGGTGGCGTCAATGACGGCAGCGGATGCTTTCTCTATTTTTAGGCCTTTTTCGGTCAGTTGGCAGTTAATCAGTTCCAGCAATTCGGACAGGGTGTCGTCTTGCGCCAGCCAGTTGCGGTAGCAGCATAAGGTGCTGTAATCGGGGATGCTCAGTTCGTCAAAACGACAAAACAGGTTGAAATCGATGCGGGTGATAAGGCTGTGTTCGAGTTCGGGATCGGAAAGGTTGTGCCATTGTCCGAGCAGGACGGCTTTGAACATGGACAAAAGGGGATAGGCGGGACGGCCGCGGTGGTCTCGGAGGTAACGGGTTTTTTGACGATTCAGGTATTGCTCGATCAGTTGCCAATCAATCACTTGATCCAACTTCAATAGTGGGAAGCGGTCGATGTGTTTGGCAATCATGGCTTGAGACCTTTGCAAAAAAGCCCTTCCTTCGACAGCCGGAACCCAAACACAGGTTTTCAGCTGTTTTCGCCCCTAATTACGCCTAATTTTACCCAAATACCCCCTTAATCCTCCCCGGATACCTGATAATCAGGTATCCGGGTCACCTTTTAGGCGGCAACAGACACACTTAACCTGTTAGCTGCTTTCAATAGGTTCAAACACATCGCCTTCAGATGGCTTTGCGCACTCACTTTAATCAGCCCGAAATAGGCTGCCCGGGCATAGCGGAATTTACGGTGCAGCGTACCAAAGCTTTGTTCGACCACATAACGGGTCTTCGACAAATATCGGTTGCGTTTGGTTTGCACTTCCGTCAGCGGACGGTTGCGGTGGGCTTTGCGCATAATGCCGTCCAGCAACTGATGCTCTTTCAGATGTTGCCGGTTTTCCGCACTGTCGTAGCCTTTATCGGCATAGACGGTCGTACCTTCAATGCCCTCCAGCAAAGGCAACAGGTGGTTGCACTCATGGGTATTGGCGGGGGTGATGTGCAGTTTCTCGATATAGCCTTCCTCATCGGTACGGGTATGTTGTTTGTAACCGAGTTTGTAGAGGCCGTTTTTCTTTGTCCAACGGGCATCTTTGTCCTTACTCGGTGTGGTTTGGCCGCTGACTTGTCCTTCTTCATCGACTTCTATGGCCTGACGC is a genomic window containing:
- a CDS encoding IS5 family transposase, which encodes MSTFFQQTAQAMIAKHIDRFPLLKLDQVIDWQPIEQYLNRQRTRYVRDHRGRPAYPLLSMFKAVLLGQWHSLSDPELEHSLITRIDFNLFCRFDELSIPDYSTLCRYRNWLAQDNTLSELLELINCQLAEKNLKVEKASAAVIDATIIQTAGSKQRQAIEVDEEGQVSGQTTPSKDKDARWTKKNGLYKLGYKQHTRTDEEGYIEKLHITPANTHECNHLLPLLEGIEGTTVYADKGYDSAENRQHLKEHQLLDGIMRKAHRNRPLTEVQTKRNRYLSKTRYVVEQSFGTLHRKFRYARAAYFGLIKVSAQSHLKAMCLNLLKAANRLSVSVAA